Proteins from one Nicotiana tabacum cultivar K326 chromosome 23, ASM71507v2, whole genome shotgun sequence genomic window:
- the LOC107807878 gene encoding uncharacterized protein LOC107807878 isoform X1 produces the protein MGCCLSQLAAKFAFFPPSPATYQVKKRDDGKLVAVSTTSNMPIDDPSLDVLLVDTKRGNKIVAFYFKNPYAKLTVLYSHGNAADLGQLYDLFLQLKANLRVNLMGYDYSGYGASSGKPSEFDTYADIEAVYECLQTEYGISQEDLILYGQSVGSGPTLHLAAKLPRLRGVVLHSGILSGLRVLCHANFTFCFDIYKAYEEGLLEKSCSQSFELILLHFMKLNLNKIQKVKSPVLVIHGTEDDVVNWLHGNGLWKMAKDPYEPLWIKGGGHCNLELYPDYIRHLCRFIQEMECMTTEIRLKKIRQTLRPPKRSDTTISTNCCCRVKCRLPNCLICSKLSCTKCCLWPKWQLKCLSCCKPGCLKCSCTLPKCSCACPECSCGCPKCSCTCPKCSCTCPKCCCWSVKCSCW, from the exons ATGGGTTGTTGTTTATCTCAGTTAGCAGCCAAATTTGCCTTCTTTCCTCCATCACCAGCTACATATCAAGTGAAAAAGCGAGACGACGGAAAGCTTGTTGCTGTTTCAACAACATCAAATATGCCCATTGATGACCCTTCACTTGATGTTCTTCTTGTTGATACCAAAAGAGGCAACAAGATTGTTGCTTTTTACTTTAAAAACCCATATGCTAAGCTCACCGTTCTTTACTCTCATGGCAATGCTGCTGATCTGGGCCAGCTCTATGACTTGTTTCTTCAGCTTAAAGCTAATCTTAGAGTCAACCTTATGGG ATATGACTATTCTGGCTATGGAGCATCTTCAGGGAAG CCAAGCGAATTTGATACATACGCGGACATAGAAGCGGTGTATGAGTGCCTTCAAACAGAGTATGGAATTAGCCAGGAAGATTTGATTCTCTATGGGCAATCTGTCGGAAGTGGCCCAACATTACACTTGGCAGCTAAATTACCACGGTTAAGAGGTGTGGTTCTGCATAGTGGCATTCTTTCAGGCCTTCGTGTGCTTTGCCATGCCAACTTCACTTTTTGCTTTGACATTTACAAG GCCTATGAAGAAGGGTTGTTAGAGAAAAGTTGCAGTCAAAGTTTTGAGCTGATTCTGCTGCACTTCATGAAACTT AATTTAAACAAGATTCAGAAGGTGAAAAGCCCTGTGCTTGTTATACAT GGCACAGAGGATGATGTTGTAAATTGGCTACATGGTAATGGACTTTGGAAAATGGCTAAGGATCCATATGAACCCTTATGGATCAAAGGGGGAGGCCACTGCAACTTGGAACTCTACCCAGATTACATCCGCCACCTTTGCAGGTTTATTCAAGAAATGGAGTGCATGACCACTGAAATCAGGCTTAAAAAGATCAGACAAACTCTACGTCCGCCTAAGAGATCAGATACAACCATTTCTACCAACTGCTGTTGTCGAGTTAAATGCAGACTACCTAATTGTCTAATTTGCTCAAAACTGAGCTGCACAAAATGTTGTCTTTGGCCCAAATGGCAACTCAAATGCTTGTCATGTTGTAAACCTGGCTGCCTCAAATGTTCCTGCACGTTGCCAAAGTGTTCATGCGCGTGCCCAGAATGTTCATGTGGATGCCCAAAGTGTTCGTGTACGTGCCCTAAATGCTCATGCACATGTCCAAAATGCTGTTGTTGGAGTGTAAAATGTTCGTGTTGGTAA
- the LOC107807878 gene encoding uncharacterized protein LOC107807878 isoform X2, which yields MGCCLSQLAAKFAFFPPSPATYQVKKRDDGKLVAVSTTSNMPIDDPSLDVLLVDTKRGNKIVAFYFKNPYAKLTVLYSHGNAADLGQLYDLFLQLKANLRVNLMGYDYSGYGASSGKPSEFDTYADIEAVYECLQTEYGISQEDLILYGQSVGSGPTLHLAAKLPRLRGVVLHSGILSGLRVLCHANFTFCFDIYKNLNKIQKVKSPVLVIHGTEDDVVNWLHGNGLWKMAKDPYEPLWIKGGGHCNLELYPDYIRHLCRFIQEMECMTTEIRLKKIRQTLRPPKRSDTTISTNCCCRVKCRLPNCLICSKLSCTKCCLWPKWQLKCLSCCKPGCLKCSCTLPKCSCACPECSCGCPKCSCTCPKCSCTCPKCCCWSVKCSCW from the exons ATGGGTTGTTGTTTATCTCAGTTAGCAGCCAAATTTGCCTTCTTTCCTCCATCACCAGCTACATATCAAGTGAAAAAGCGAGACGACGGAAAGCTTGTTGCTGTTTCAACAACATCAAATATGCCCATTGATGACCCTTCACTTGATGTTCTTCTTGTTGATACCAAAAGAGGCAACAAGATTGTTGCTTTTTACTTTAAAAACCCATATGCTAAGCTCACCGTTCTTTACTCTCATGGCAATGCTGCTGATCTGGGCCAGCTCTATGACTTGTTTCTTCAGCTTAAAGCTAATCTTAGAGTCAACCTTATGGG ATATGACTATTCTGGCTATGGAGCATCTTCAGGGAAG CCAAGCGAATTTGATACATACGCGGACATAGAAGCGGTGTATGAGTGCCTTCAAACAGAGTATGGAATTAGCCAGGAAGATTTGATTCTCTATGGGCAATCTGTCGGAAGTGGCCCAACATTACACTTGGCAGCTAAATTACCACGGTTAAGAGGTGTGGTTCTGCATAGTGGCATTCTTTCAGGCCTTCGTGTGCTTTGCCATGCCAACTTCACTTTTTGCTTTGACATTTACAAG AATTTAAACAAGATTCAGAAGGTGAAAAGCCCTGTGCTTGTTATACAT GGCACAGAGGATGATGTTGTAAATTGGCTACATGGTAATGGACTTTGGAAAATGGCTAAGGATCCATATGAACCCTTATGGATCAAAGGGGGAGGCCACTGCAACTTGGAACTCTACCCAGATTACATCCGCCACCTTTGCAGGTTTATTCAAGAAATGGAGTGCATGACCACTGAAATCAGGCTTAAAAAGATCAGACAAACTCTACGTCCGCCTAAGAGATCAGATACAACCATTTCTACCAACTGCTGTTGTCGAGTTAAATGCAGACTACCTAATTGTCTAATTTGCTCAAAACTGAGCTGCACAAAATGTTGTCTTTGGCCCAAATGGCAACTCAAATGCTTGTCATGTTGTAAACCTGGCTGCCTCAAATGTTCCTGCACGTTGCCAAAGTGTTCATGCGCGTGCCCAGAATGTTCATGTGGATGCCCAAAGTGTTCGTGTACGTGCCCTAAATGCTCATGCACATGTCCAAAATGCTGTTGTTGGAGTGTAAAATGTTCGTGTTGGTAA
- the LOC107807878 gene encoding uncharacterized protein LOC107807878 isoform X3, producing MFLFGEFDAHVTLLPIKDAMRVQYDYSGYGASSGKPSEFDTYADIEAVYECLQTEYGISQEDLILYGQSVGSGPTLHLAAKLPRLRGVVLHSGILSGLRVLCHANFTFCFDIYKAYEEGLLEKSCSQSFELILLHFMKLNLNKIQKVKSPVLVIHGTEDDVVNWLHGNGLWKMAKDPYEPLWIKGGGHCNLELYPDYIRHLCRFIQEMECMTTEIRLKKIRQTLRPPKRSDTTISTNCCCRVKCRLPNCLICSKLSCTKCCLWPKWQLKCLSCCKPGCLKCSCTLPKCSCACPECSCGCPKCSCTCPKCSCTCPKCCCWSVKCSCW from the exons ATGTTCCTCTTTGGTGAGTTTGACGCACATGTCACACTGTTGCCTATCAAGGATGCAATGAGAGTCCA ATATGACTATTCTGGCTATGGAGCATCTTCAGGGAAG CCAAGCGAATTTGATACATACGCGGACATAGAAGCGGTGTATGAGTGCCTTCAAACAGAGTATGGAATTAGCCAGGAAGATTTGATTCTCTATGGGCAATCTGTCGGAAGTGGCCCAACATTACACTTGGCAGCTAAATTACCACGGTTAAGAGGTGTGGTTCTGCATAGTGGCATTCTTTCAGGCCTTCGTGTGCTTTGCCATGCCAACTTCACTTTTTGCTTTGACATTTACAAG GCCTATGAAGAAGGGTTGTTAGAGAAAAGTTGCAGTCAAAGTTTTGAGCTGATTCTGCTGCACTTCATGAAACTT AATTTAAACAAGATTCAGAAGGTGAAAAGCCCTGTGCTTGTTATACAT GGCACAGAGGATGATGTTGTAAATTGGCTACATGGTAATGGACTTTGGAAAATGGCTAAGGATCCATATGAACCCTTATGGATCAAAGGGGGAGGCCACTGCAACTTGGAACTCTACCCAGATTACATCCGCCACCTTTGCAGGTTTATTCAAGAAATGGAGTGCATGACCACTGAAATCAGGCTTAAAAAGATCAGACAAACTCTACGTCCGCCTAAGAGATCAGATACAACCATTTCTACCAACTGCTGTTGTCGAGTTAAATGCAGACTACCTAATTGTCTAATTTGCTCAAAACTGAGCTGCACAAAATGTTGTCTTTGGCCCAAATGGCAACTCAAATGCTTGTCATGTTGTAAACCTGGCTGCCTCAAATGTTCCTGCACGTTGCCAAAGTGTTCATGCGCGTGCCCAGAATGTTCATGTGGATGCCCAAAGTGTTCGTGTACGTGCCCTAAATGCTCATGCACATGTCCAAAATGCTGTTGTTGGAGTGTAAAATGTTCGTGTTGGTAA